In Leuconostoc kimchii IMSNU 11154, one genomic interval encodes:
- the metK gene encoding methionine adenosyltransferase translates to MAKYFTSESVSAGHPDKIADQIADAILDAVLEQDPYARSAVEVTTSTGDVSIFGELSTSAYVNVRQIATDTIREIGYNKADLGFTADSVNVSNRIVEQSGDISQAVDNADDDPEQLGAGDQGMVFGYATNETDSYLPLTLALSHRLMRKIRDVRESGVVSYLRPDAKAEVSVELDDNDQVTRIAAVVLSTQHDEDVTLEQLRDDVRRFVIDAVLPQNLVDDDTIYYINPSGRFVLGGPQADSGLTGRKIIVDTYGGAAHHGGGAFSGKDATKVDRSAAYFARYVAKNLVAAGVADKLELQVAYAIGVAQPVSLNIDTFGTAKIDEDKIRHITSQLFDFRPLAIINHLNLRRPIYKQTAAFGHFGRTDIDLPWEELNKVAEIKSLL, encoded by the coding sequence ATGGCAAAGTATTTCACATCAGAATCAGTTTCCGCAGGACATCCAGACAAAATAGCCGATCAAATTGCTGATGCTATTTTGGATGCAGTACTCGAACAAGATCCATATGCACGCTCAGCTGTTGAAGTCACAACATCAACAGGTGACGTTTCTATTTTTGGAGAATTATCAACGTCAGCCTATGTTAATGTACGACAAATTGCTACGGATACCATTCGTGAAATTGGTTATAATAAGGCAGATCTTGGGTTCACGGCTGATTCTGTCAACGTATCAAATCGCATAGTTGAACAGTCAGGGGATATTTCTCAGGCAGTCGATAATGCTGATGATGATCCTGAGCAATTAGGTGCTGGCGATCAAGGTATGGTTTTTGGTTATGCTACAAATGAAACTGATAGTTATTTACCCTTGACACTTGCTTTATCACATCGTTTGATGCGTAAAATTCGTGATGTTCGCGAAAGCGGTGTCGTTTCTTATTTGCGACCAGATGCTAAAGCTGAAGTGAGTGTTGAATTAGATGATAATGATCAAGTGACACGAATTGCAGCAGTCGTTTTGTCAACGCAACACGATGAAGATGTGACACTAGAGCAATTGCGTGATGACGTCCGTCGATTTGTTATCGATGCAGTATTGCCACAAAACTTAGTAGACGATGATACGATTTACTATATTAATCCTTCAGGTCGTTTTGTTTTAGGCGGACCACAAGCAGATTCAGGACTAACGGGTCGTAAAATTATTGTTGATACCTATGGTGGCGCAGCCCATCATGGGGGTGGTGCATTCTCAGGTAAGGATGCGACAAAAGTTGATCGATCAGCAGCTTACTTTGCACGTTATGTTGCTAAAAACTTAGTAGCAGCAGGCGTGGCTGATAAGCTTGAACTTCAAGTCGCTTACGCTATTGGTGTTGCACAACCTGTATCTTTGAACATTGATACATTTGGTACTGCAAAAATTGATGAAGACAAAATTCGCCATATTACATCACAATTATTTGATTTCCGACCATTAGCGATCATTAATCATTTGAATCTACGTCGTCCAATTTATAAGCAAACAGCAGCTTTTGGGCACTTTGGTCGCACAGATATTGACTTACCTTGGGAAGAATTAAATAAGGTAGCTGAAATTAAGTCATTGTTGTAA
- a CDS encoding ADP-ribosylglycohydrolase family protein, which produces MAKKQSTIQSLMFGMAIGESMIQLTTSQQYKLLKTPNQFNGLLSWGSQTSLALTTIASLSRGYQLSDVMNHFQNWYKKRQFAPEQTLQQVDDVTKQALENYNKNRDTLASGILEDTADSEDILVRMLPVALYLHHEYGVSFINDEVAMLTLHRIAGLTHNDEGALVSVGMLSLIVSQLLDGQVIRDAVENGLAFGFEYYSRHKVFEAELTAFEELNLPDFANIPVNHIELNGRSANTLEAIIWSLLNSSNYTQAIENAFLHGHANHIVPTVVSAIAAVAYHEDLILQASQHLVARKLIVGVTNQAERLGRFN; this is translated from the coding sequence ATGGCAAAAAAGCAATCAACAATACAGAGTTTAATGTTTGGCATGGCCATTGGTGAAAGTATGATCCAATTGACAACCAGTCAACAATATAAGCTATTAAAAACACCGAATCAATTCAACGGTCTACTAAGTTGGGGGTCACAGACAAGTTTGGCTTTAACAACAATTGCAAGTTTATCCCGTGGATATCAACTATCAGATGTGATGAATCACTTTCAAAATTGGTATAAAAAACGACAATTTGCCCCAGAACAGACATTACAACAGGTAGATGATGTCACTAAACAAGCGTTGGAAAATTATAATAAGAATAGAGATACGTTAGCATCAGGAATATTGGAAGATACAGCAGATAGTGAAGATATTCTTGTGAGAATGTTACCAGTTGCATTGTACTTGCATCATGAATATGGTGTTTCTTTTATTAATGATGAAGTGGCAATGTTGACATTACATCGCATAGCAGGATTAACACATAATGACGAAGGTGCTTTGGTCAGTGTTGGCATGTTAAGTCTGATTGTTAGTCAATTATTAGATGGTCAAGTTATTCGGGATGCAGTTGAAAATGGATTGGCCTTTGGATTTGAATATTACTCACGGCATAAAGTATTTGAAGCAGAATTAACGGCTTTTGAGGAACTGAATTTACCAGATTTTGCTAATATTCCGGTCAATCATATTGAGTTGAACGGTCGTAGTGCGAATACATTAGAGGCAATTATTTGGTCATTACTGAATAGTAGTAATTATACTCAAGCTATCGAAAATGCATTTTTGCATGGGCACGCTAATCACATTGTACCAACTGTGGTGAGTGCTATTGCTGCAGTGGCTTATCATGAAGATTTAATTTTACAGGCCAGTCAGCATTTAGTTGCACGTAAATTGATTGTAGGTGTGACAAACCAAGCTGAGAGGTTAGGTCGGTTTAATTAA
- a CDS encoding diacylglycerol/lipid kinase family protein, which yields MPKFYVINNPHISTENDLNTIQALKAIPNIVAWHDTEYTGHATYLAKMIARKTTDPTAVILAVGDSCTLNDVLNGLLSVKRDIKLPLTYIPTGLDHTFLRTIHVNHVSEAILRLQKTNESQLLNVGKICGDAPHQTTQYFVNRIDIGYAVANAEKETPRTSLPHTLFKMVTPLLSKQAVPITKQPFHMTILNGKHYHQIANTALMTIQNNPCFDHNLTQVDCHKTPLNLIISEKMSAIRLLTILSPFKLSNKKYQLNPIHHIALADNANIHIPDIQTGYMDGKSLGNGTFAFTVHHETYPFWL from the coding sequence ATGCCTAAATTTTATGTTATTAATAATCCACATATTAGTACTGAAAATGATTTAAACACCATACAAGCACTCAAAGCAATACCAAATATTGTCGCGTGGCACGACACTGAATATACTGGCCATGCAACTTACTTAGCTAAAATGATAGCCAGAAAGACTACTGATCCCACAGCCGTTATTCTAGCTGTCGGCGATAGTTGTACTTTAAATGACGTATTAAACGGTCTATTATCAGTCAAACGTGATATTAAATTGCCACTTACTTACATACCAACAGGGTTAGATCATACTTTTTTAAGAACTATTCATGTTAATCATGTTTCTGAAGCCATTTTACGATTACAAAAAACTAATGAATCACAACTACTCAATGTTGGTAAAATTTGTGGTGATGCACCACATCAAACAACACAATATTTTGTTAATCGCATCGATATTGGTTATGCAGTCGCCAATGCCGAAAAAGAAACACCACGCACCTCGTTGCCACATACCCTTTTTAAAATGGTTACACCTTTATTATCTAAACAAGCCGTACCCATTACGAAACAACCATTTCACATGACAATTTTGAATGGTAAACATTATCATCAAATAGCCAATACTGCTCTAATGACTATTCAAAACAACCCTTGCTTTGATCACAACTTAACACAAGTCGACTGCCATAAAACACCACTTAATTTGATCATTTCTGAAAAAATGTCAGCTATCAGGCTTTTAACAATACTCTCCCCTTTCAAGTTAAGTAACAAAAAATATCAGCTCAATCCTATTCACCATATTGCACTAGCTGACAACGCGAATATCCATATACCTGATATTCAAACAGGCTACATGGACGGTAAATCATTAGGAAATGGTACGTTTGCTTTCACTGTCCATCACGAAACATATCCTTTTTGGTTATAA
- the ppcA gene encoding phosphoenolpyruvate carboxylase: MTQRKIPTIMGTQHPDNANAPFWDASQQPFISAYREMNEAFENFSELNVDEYMWDWEGKHADAAVIDRLFSTEYDYFKKDQIGRDKFLTFRFPNIWEEKGYNLMQAMTAILSSEDFAHDLGFDQRPLFETILPMAQRADQLIEMQVLFEKLANFKSVEFTKNDRNTPYIEMIPLFEDFNTQLHAPEILKEYLKLHEEHFGFRPKYLRVFLAGSDSALTAGFMSSITGNKLAIARLHEFAQEENIDIYPISGTGSAIFRGGLSPRRIDRYLTEFPGVRTATVQSAFRYDFPLEEVQQAIAELKEKLPVATPLKISRDDQKILAEVAEESAEFYAHTLDQLVPDMQPIFKAFPKRRDRRQHVGVLGYSRSVDGIELPRAINFTGSFYSIGVPPEFIGFGRALAHLNADHLSVFVRNYPSMKQDFRELAAYVNLDALQILKTQSPAWADVEEDIMTLKNIFDLEIGPKTREQQQHAAIALQVVQIKEGAPIATTALINRMAQLRHFLG, translated from the coding sequence ATGACACAACGAAAAATCCCTACTATTATGGGTACACAACACCCCGACAACGCCAACGCACCATTTTGGGATGCCTCACAACAACCATTCATTAGTGCTTATCGTGAAATGAACGAAGCATTTGAAAATTTCAGCGAATTAAACGTCGATGAATACATGTGGGACTGGGAAGGTAAACATGCCGATGCCGCTGTTATTGATCGCCTATTTAGCACAGAATATGATTATTTTAAAAAAGACCAAATTGGTCGTGATAAGTTTTTGACTTTTCGTTTTCCAAATATATGGGAAGAAAAGGGCTACAACTTGATGCAGGCCATGACGGCCATTTTAAGTTCTGAAGACTTTGCACATGATTTAGGATTTGACCAACGACCTTTATTTGAAACGATACTCCCCATGGCACAACGTGCGGATCAACTCATTGAAATGCAAGTGCTCTTTGAGAAGTTGGCTAATTTTAAATCAGTCGAATTTACAAAGAATGATCGCAATACACCTTATATTGAAATGATTCCTCTATTTGAGGACTTTAATACACAATTACATGCACCGGAAATTTTGAAAGAATATTTAAAGTTACATGAAGAACATTTTGGTTTCCGTCCAAAATACCTTCGTGTGTTCTTGGCTGGATCAGACTCCGCATTAACAGCTGGCTTCATGAGTTCAATTACAGGTAATAAACTTGCCATAGCAAGACTACACGAATTTGCACAAGAAGAAAATATTGATATTTATCCCATTTCAGGTACGGGCTCTGCTATCTTCCGTGGTGGCTTATCACCACGTCGTATTGATCGCTATTTAACAGAATTTCCTGGTGTACGCACGGCTACTGTACAATCGGCTTTTCGGTATGACTTCCCCTTGGAAGAAGTTCAACAAGCTATTGCTGAACTAAAAGAAAAGCTCCCTGTGGCAACACCACTAAAAATTTCACGTGATGATCAAAAAATTCTTGCCGAAGTTGCCGAAGAGTCCGCTGAATTTTATGCGCATACACTTGATCAACTTGTCCCTGACATGCAACCTATTTTCAAAGCTTTCCCAAAGCGTCGTGATCGTCGTCAACACGTTGGTGTACTCGGTTATTCACGTTCCGTTGACGGTATTGAATTACCACGAGCAATTAATTTTACAGGATCATTCTATTCCATCGGTGTCCCACCAGAATTTATTGGGTTTGGTCGTGCTTTAGCTCATTTGAACGCAGATCATCTATCTGTCTTTGTTCGTAACTATCCTAGTATGAAACAAGATTTTCGTGAACTTGCAGCCTATGTTAATTTAGATGCTTTACAAATTTTGAAAACTCAAAGTCCTGCTTGGGCAGATGTTGAAGAAGATATTATGACTTTGAAAAATATCTTTGACCTTGAAATTGGTCCTAAAACACGTGAGCAACAACAGCACGCTGCAATTGCTCTACAGGTCGTACAAATTAAGGAAGGCGCACCAATCGCTACGACAGCACTCATCAACCGTATGGCGCAACTCCGCCACTTCTTAGGTTAA
- the rnjA gene encoding ribonuclease J1, giving the protein MAYSVDIKPNEVAVYALGGLGEIGKNTYGIEYQNEIIVVDAGIKFPEDDLLGIDYVIPDYTYLVDNIDRVKALVITHGHEDHIGAISYFLQSVNVPVYAGPLAMALIKNKLEEKQMLNRVELHEITDGSILEFDQLSVEFFRTTHSIPDVFGVAVHTPVGTIVETGDFKFDLTPTTKQPPNLWSMARIGENGVLLMMSDSTNAERPEWTKSEAWVAKSVNRIFDKIEHGRIIFATFASNMNRVRMATDAAIAHGRKIAVFGRSMESAVTNGRALGYLNIPDNMLVEQSEIKHIPDDELLILSTGSQGEPMAALARIAEGTHKQIRLKPKDNVIFSSSPIPGNTASVNQVINKLEEGGANVIYGKVNNIHTSGHGGQEEEKLMIALMKPKYFMPVHGEYRMLKVHASLAHELEIPKDHTFILENGDVLALDGESARVAGHFPGEDTYIDGSGIGDIGSVVLHDRQKLSQDGLVVVTATIDLKKKEILSGPDILSRGFVYMRESGDLINEGRRIIFGTMRRVMNNANVSEADIRQAVIDDLSRFLYKETARKPMVLPMLIMI; this is encoded by the coding sequence ATGGCATATTCTGTAGATATCAAACCTAATGAAGTCGCGGTATACGCGCTAGGTGGATTAGGCGAGATCGGTAAGAATACATATGGTATCGAATATCAAAACGAAATTATTGTGGTCGACGCGGGTATTAAGTTCCCAGAAGACGACTTACTTGGTATTGATTATGTGATTCCCGACTATACTTACTTAGTTGACAACATCGATCGCGTTAAAGCACTGGTTATTACCCACGGACACGAAGACCATATCGGTGCTATTTCCTACTTTTTACAATCTGTTAATGTGCCGGTCTATGCTGGCCCATTAGCTATGGCTTTAATCAAGAACAAACTTGAAGAAAAGCAAATGCTTAATCGTGTTGAACTCCATGAAATTACAGATGGTTCAATATTAGAATTCGACCAATTAAGTGTTGAATTTTTCCGAACAACACATTCAATTCCTGATGTATTCGGCGTTGCTGTTCATACACCAGTTGGTACAATTGTTGAAACTGGTGACTTTAAGTTTGACCTGACACCAACAACAAAGCAGCCACCAAACCTTTGGTCTATGGCTCGTATTGGTGAAAATGGTGTCTTACTCATGATGAGTGATTCAACTAATGCTGAGCGTCCAGAATGGACCAAATCAGAAGCTTGGGTTGCTAAGTCTGTTAATCGTATTTTTGATAAAATCGAACACGGACGTATCATTTTTGCGACATTCGCATCTAATATGAACCGTGTGCGCATGGCGACCGATGCTGCTATAGCCCATGGACGGAAAATCGCTGTATTTGGTCGTTCAATGGAATCAGCTGTAACCAATGGGCGTGCTCTAGGCTACTTAAACATTCCGGACAACATGCTCGTAGAACAATCTGAAATTAAACATATTCCAGACGATGAACTCTTAATTTTATCAACTGGTTCTCAGGGCGAACCAATGGCTGCCTTAGCACGTATTGCTGAAGGTACACATAAGCAAATTCGCTTGAAGCCTAAGGATAATGTTATTTTCTCTTCTTCACCAATTCCGGGTAACACAGCTTCGGTCAATCAAGTGATTAATAAACTTGAAGAAGGTGGTGCTAATGTTATTTACGGTAAAGTGAATAACATCCATACTTCTGGTCATGGTGGACAAGAAGAAGAAAAGCTCATGATTGCTTTAATGAAGCCAAAATACTTCATGCCTGTCCATGGTGAGTATCGCATGTTAAAAGTCCATGCTTCCTTGGCACATGAGTTAGAAATTCCAAAAGACCATACATTCATTCTAGAAAATGGCGATGTTTTGGCATTAGACGGTGAAAGTGCACGTGTTGCTGGTCACTTCCCTGGTGAAGACACTTACATTGACGGTTCTGGAATTGGAGACATTGGTTCTGTCGTACTACACGATCGACAAAAGTTATCACAAGATGGCTTAGTCGTTGTCACAGCAACAATTGATTTAAAGAAAAAAGAAATCCTATCTGGACCAGATATTCTATCACGCGGTTTTGTATATATGCGTGAATCTGGTGACTTAATTAATGAAGGTCGCCGTATTATATTTGGCACGATGCGTCGTGTGATGAATAATGCTAATGTTAGTGAAGCAGATATACGACAAGCTGTTATTGATGATCTTTCCAGATTCTTATATAAAGAGACTGCGCGCAAACCAATGGTTTTGCCAATGTTGATTATGATTTAA
- a CDS encoding DNA-dependent RNA polymerase subunit epsilon, which translates to MIYKVYYQEHPERNPKRETTVSLYLTADSLPQAREIIEENTTYNVEAIEELSDKALTYEKANPAFEITTF; encoded by the coding sequence ATGATTTACAAAGTTTATTATCAAGAACATCCGGAACGCAACCCCAAACGTGAGACGACAGTTTCACTTTATTTGACGGCAGACAGCTTGCCACAAGCACGGGAAATTATTGAAGAGAACACAACTTACAATGTGGAAGCTATCGAAGAATTATCAGACAAGGCGCTAACTTATGAAAAAGCCAACCCTGCCTTCGAAATCACGACATTCTAG
- a CDS encoding TIGR00730 family Rossman fold protein, whose product MTVQSIAVFMGAQFGNDPKYTEIAKQLGQTIAQRKLTLVYGGGRDGLMGATALSVMANGGEVLGITPDNLAEDAISPDQVTKLIEVENMSERKDLMMFYADAFIVLPGGFGTLEELAQVLSWAKIGLHDKPLTLLNVNGFYDNLWVWLKEMETSGFVGSHDLEHVQLFNDITDTLDYLDNFNTSSAK is encoded by the coding sequence ATGACAGTTCAATCAATTGCAGTGTTCATGGGAGCACAATTTGGAAATGATCCAAAATATACTGAAATTGCGAAACAGCTTGGTCAAACGATCGCGCAGCGGAAACTCACTCTGGTTTATGGTGGTGGTAGAGACGGGCTAATGGGGGCTACAGCATTAAGTGTTATGGCTAATGGGGGAGAAGTTTTGGGCATTACGCCTGATAATCTTGCTGAGGATGCTATTTCGCCAGATCAGGTCACCAAGCTAATTGAAGTTGAAAATATGTCGGAACGTAAAGATTTGATGATGTTTTATGCGGATGCTTTTATTGTATTACCAGGCGGTTTTGGCACTTTAGAAGAGTTAGCACAGGTTTTGAGTTGGGCAAAGATTGGTCTACACGACAAACCGCTAACTTTGTTAAATGTTAATGGTTTTTATGATAATTTATGGGTGTGGTTAAAAGAAATGGAAACGAGTGGTTTTGTTGGCTCACATGACTTAGAACACGTACAATTGTTTAATGATATTACTGATACTTTGGACTATCTTGACAATTTTAACACCTCATCAGCAAAGTAG
- a CDS encoding MarR family winged helix-turn-helix transcriptional regulator, translating into MAHDDLLTEFIDIYMSSLKNLEKLISQPTSEFGISFEQWLIMSAVAKNTSEKPLTMTEIAATRGVTKGAVARQLKPLFEREYLQQIHDTADRRRVLLVLTQTGQEVESMITLRVNQRFNGWLEIYGHDEGLDLLNTFQRLDDLIVKPELKKKKH; encoded by the coding sequence ATGGCACACGATGATTTGCTAACAGAATTTATTGATATATATATGTCATCGCTTAAAAACTTAGAAAAGCTTATTTCACAGCCGACCAGTGAATTTGGCATATCTTTTGAACAATGGCTCATTATGTCTGCTGTTGCAAAAAATACAAGCGAGAAACCGTTAACCATGACAGAAATTGCAGCGACACGTGGGGTTACAAAAGGCGCCGTTGCCCGTCAGCTTAAACCATTATTTGAACGTGAATACTTACAGCAAATACATGATACCGCTGATCGACGCCGTGTTTTATTAGTATTGACTCAGACAGGGCAGGAGGTTGAATCAATGATTACATTGCGAGTCAATCAGCGTTTTAATGGTTGGCTTGAGATTTACGGTCACGACGAAGGGCTAGACTTATTGAATACTTTTCAGCGCTTAGATGATTTAATTGTAAAGCCTGAATTAAAAAAGAAAAAGCATTGA
- the efp gene encoding elongation factor P, with protein sequence MAIGMNDLKNGLTIEYSNSIWRVLDFQHVKPGKGGAFVRSKLKNLRTGAVNEVTFRPGDKFEQADITTRPMSYLFAENDGRVFMDVESYEQINLPDDKIENALKFLLEGMEVKITMYGNEILGAELPSTVSLKVTETQPGIKGATATGSGKPATVETGATITVPDFINEGETIIVNTEDGSYKGRA encoded by the coding sequence ATGGCTATTGGCATGAATGATTTAAAAAATGGATTGACAATTGAGTACTCAAACTCAATTTGGCGTGTTTTGGACTTCCAACATGTTAAGCCTGGAAAAGGTGGTGCCTTTGTCCGATCAAAGTTGAAGAACTTGCGCACAGGAGCTGTTAACGAAGTAACATTCCGACCTGGTGATAAGTTTGAACAAGCTGATATTACAACACGTCCTATGTCTTATCTATTTGCTGAAAATGATGGCCGTGTATTTATGGATGTTGAGTCATATGAGCAAATTAACTTGCCTGATGATAAGATTGAAAATGCCTTGAAGTTTTTGCTTGAAGGCATGGAAGTTAAAATCACAATGTATGGTAATGAAATTTTAGGTGCTGAATTACCATCAACAGTCTCTCTAAAGGTGACAGAAACTCAACCTGGTATTAAAGGTGCCACAGCTACTGGTTCAGGTAAACCAGCAACTGTTGAAACAGGGGCCACAATTACTGTACCAGACTTCATTAATGAAGGTGAAACGATCATTGTGAACACAGAAGACGGTTCATATAAGGGCCGTGCTTAA
- a CDS encoding Asp23/Gls24 family envelope stress response protein produces MAREIKRSKQTTKNIILATDSSAVGTTQVTPEVIEVIAQIATQEVHGVYSMRGKLSDRFTDAFGSNARGKGVELTQTEDGLVIEAYVFLQYGVTVPRVALEIQKAIQSQIASMTDLHVSQVNVHISGIVPEKVANKIDPDNLFGEDATEVAN; encoded by the coding sequence ATGGCCAGAGAAATTAAGCGTAGCAAACAAACAACAAAAAATATTATTTTGGCAACTGACAGTTCAGCTGTTGGCACAACACAAGTAACGCCAGAAGTTATCGAAGTGATTGCACAGATTGCAACACAAGAGGTACATGGGGTCTACTCGATGCGTGGCAAGTTATCAGATCGCTTCACCGATGCTTTTGGTTCCAATGCACGTGGAAAAGGTGTTGAACTAACACAAACCGAAGATGGGTTGGTTATTGAAGCATACGTCTTTTTGCAATATGGTGTCACTGTGCCGCGAGTTGCGCTTGAGATTCAAAAAGCCATCCAGTCACAAATTGCATCTATGACGGATCTACATGTTTCACAAGTTAACGTACACATTAGTGGGATTGTACCAGAAAAAGTGGCAAACAAAATTGATCCTGATAATTTGTTTGGTGAAGATGCAACAGAGGTGGCCAATTAA
- the nusB gene encoding transcription antitermination factor NusB encodes MANLTRHESRQAAFQVLFALEKDPQSNNIDKLYDIVLAGKDYDDYLPRLVNGILGTKTELDEQIAAHLADGWAINRLNKADLIILRLAVYELLNNLVPYKVAIDEALILTKTFSDEDSRKFVNGVLKNFAPSVVPKAE; translated from the coding sequence ATGGCGAATTTAACACGACATGAGTCGCGCCAAGCAGCCTTTCAAGTGCTGTTTGCATTAGAGAAAGATCCACAAAGTAATAATATTGATAAGTTATATGATATCGTTTTAGCAGGTAAAGATTATGACGATTATTTGCCGAGGCTTGTTAATGGTATCCTAGGAACTAAAACTGAATTGGATGAGCAAATTGCGGCTCATTTAGCAGATGGCTGGGCCATTAATCGTCTCAATAAGGCTGACCTAATCATTTTACGTTTAGCAGTCTATGAACTATTAAATAATTTGGTGCCTTATAAAGTAGCCATTGATGAAGCGCTGATTTTAACCAAAACATTTTCGGATGAAGACAGTCGTAAGTTTGTCAACGGTGTATTGAAAAACTTTGCACCATCAGTTGTACCAAAAGCCGAGTAA
- a CDS encoding TatD family hydrolase has product MAIYDLTKTPADSYDTHTHLNDDKLFHDVPAYIGRANEFRVMEMNIVGYDAIGNQRALEIAQAHDNIYAVLGFQPEDTGSFDASAAGQLEAQIQQDKVVGVGETGLDYYWETTAHDVQKKAFKAHLALAKKYQLPVIIHNRDAFEDVYTMLKESGVTKGVMHSFSGTPEQALAFVDLGMHISFSGVVTFKKAENVREAAKVVPLDRILVETDAPYLAPTPFRGKDNEPAFVKYVIDSLAETLDLTAKELADITRKNAHQLFLNYD; this is encoded by the coding sequence ATGGCAATTTATGATTTAACAAAGACACCAGCAGATAGTTATGATACACATACGCATCTCAATGATGATAAATTATTTCACGATGTTCCTGCATATATTGGTCGGGCAAATGAATTTCGTGTGATGGAAATGAATATTGTTGGTTATGATGCCATAGGGAACCAACGTGCCTTAGAAATTGCTCAAGCACATGATAATATTTATGCAGTGCTTGGTTTTCAGCCGGAAGACACAGGTAGTTTTGATGCCTCAGCTGCAGGACAACTTGAAGCGCAGATACAACAAGATAAAGTTGTTGGTGTTGGTGAAACTGGTTTGGATTACTACTGGGAAACAACGGCACATGATGTACAAAAAAAGGCGTTTAAAGCACACCTAGCATTGGCAAAAAAATACCAATTACCAGTGATTATTCATAATCGTGATGCATTTGAAGATGTTTATACAATGTTGAAAGAAAGCGGTGTCACCAAGGGTGTCATGCACAGCTTTTCAGGTACACCAGAACAAGCATTAGCATTTGTTGATTTGGGAATGCATATTTCATTTAGTGGTGTTGTGACTTTTAAAAAAGCAGAAAATGTTCGTGAAGCGGCAAAAGTAGTGCCATTAGATCGCATACTTGTTGAGACGGATGCGCCTTATTTAGCACCAACGCCTTTTAGAGGTAAAGACAACGAACCAGCTTTTGTGAAGTATGTGATTGATTCGTTAGCAGAAACACTTGATTTGACGGCAAAAGAGCTTGCAGATATCACGCGCAAGAATGCACATCAGCTTTTTTTAAACTATGATTAA
- the rnmV gene encoding ribonuclease M5, which produces MIKRLYINEMIVVEGRSDTQNLMRAVVADTIETGGSAVNTDAIVRAKQAAETRGIIILTDPDFNGQRIRQIMTDAVPTAKQAYITQDEARAAKDTSHKSLGVEHATPEALQLALSHVMTPKVDMITDVDQQFLMANGLLRGENARKHREIVGEELHIGYSNGKQLLKRVQQFGITQAQILAVLKGK; this is translated from the coding sequence ATGATTAAACGATTATATATTAATGAAATGATTGTTGTTGAAGGACGGTCTGATACACAAAATTTAATGCGAGCTGTTGTTGCGGATACGATTGAAACAGGCGGTAGTGCGGTTAACACAGATGCTATTGTACGTGCCAAACAGGCAGCAGAGACACGTGGCATTATTATATTAACTGACCCGGATTTCAACGGACAACGTATTAGACAAATAATGACTGATGCAGTGCCAACAGCAAAGCAAGCATATATTACACAAGATGAAGCGCGTGCAGCCAAAGATACGTCGCATAAATCATTGGGTGTTGAACATGCAACACCAGAAGCCTTGCAACTTGCTCTATCCCATGTGATGACGCCAAAGGTTGACATGATAACAGATGTTGATCAACAATTTTTGATGGCAAATGGCTTGTTGCGTGGTGAAAATGCACGTAAACATCGTGAAATAGTCGGTGAAGAGCTACATATTGGCTATAGTAACGGGAAACAATTGCTCAAGCGTGTCCAACAGTTTGGTATCACTCAGGCACAAATTTTGGCAGTATTGAAAGGTAAATGA